From the genome of Wolbachia endosymbiont (group B) of Parapoynx stratiotata, one region includes:
- a CDS encoding ankyrin repeat domain-containing protein, whose translation MGKFTGITKSIINQIKLKSKPEPSDFEYESIIEHLSSKEHLLNELMNDMWYSGDLPSVRNYNEPLSLIDSKLGLSEQICVWFALDHDLTPSQKNLNKKLLSALKCLTSNCGSFDNTEPLEEFLHDNRNNKDLKVILNLRRGESQSTVLHAIAGAKIGGFRRTGNQAIDLLLEAGADPNIQDNKGKTPLYLAAAKGHHDNANSLLLKGAKPNITSRKGKTPQQIATNKLCYNIEELFLTDKQKKLNKELYDLLVLDSDCTKNLKEFLSKHKRDSDLKVVLNIRQGMGESKVFSYVDRFAWDNEDLAQELRKIFLEAGALDYGINIYRQQKKGQVSKLLVNLTSNQKEKLNEFSDKVFQAQNMAELEEIVNDAIKSGVRLNYSLSQDFFSGNEYTFTDYVMKKISELEKNPKVASNIICQLVSKGAVFGNTVDANTLTSEFKEHKTNLKKAYRDYISNSHKFIEIAKSATNSELKDARVDNSVFYLEYSKDSKIDIIKITDGARDLGLTDGDVKCGRNIVKIGNSEVEIKIEDGIRNYTDLTEGSDVVLTFYTSLGELEVRLYPDEKNKNWIKVEVSEEGLLLLDKIESYNEAIEDCNEGIENYEEIGQNCLLGGLSVIEAIDRGVFARSGGLMRPELISESNKQKGSWVKREELRRVSDSREKIANLP comes from the coding sequence ATGGGTAAATTTACTGGGATAACAAAATCTATCATCAATCAAATAAAGCTAAAATCCAAACCAGAGCCATCTGATTTTGAATATGAATCAATTATAGAACATCTATCATCTAAAGAGCATTTATTAAATGAGCTGATGAATGATATGTGGTACTCAGGAGACTTACCATCAGTCAGAAACTATAATGAACCATTATCTTTGATAGATAGCAAACTTGGATTAAGTGAACAGATTTGTGTTTGGTTTGCTCTAGATCATGACCTTACACCAAGTCAAAAAAATTTAAACAAAAAGTTACTTAGTGCTCTAAAATGTTTAACTTCTAACTGTGGTTCATTTGATAATACTGAGCCCCTTGAAGAATTTTTACATGATAATAGAAACAATAAAGATTTAAAAGTAATTCTTAACCTAAGAAGAGGAGAATCTCAATCAACAGTATTGCATGCAATTGCAGGAGCAAAGATTGGTGGATTTCGTCGCACAGGAAATCAGGCTATAGATTTACTCTTAGAAGCAGGCGCAGATCCTAACATACAAGATAATAAAGGAAAAACACCATTATACCTTGCTGCTGCCAAAGGTCACCACGATAATGCAAACTCTCTTCTTTTGAAAGGAGCTAAACCTAATATAACAAGTAGAAAGGGCAAAACTCCACAACAAATAGCAACTAATAAACTCTGCTATAATATAGAAGAATTATTTTTAACTGATAAACAGAAAAAGTTGAATAAGGAATTGTATGACTTACTTGTACTCGATTCAGACTGCACTAAAAATTTAAAGGAGTTTTTAAGTAAGCATAAAAGAGATTCAGACCTAAAAGTAGTGCTAAATATTAGGCAAGGAATGGGTGAATCAAAAGTGTTTTCGTATGTTGATCGTTTTGCTTGGGATAATGAAGATCTTGCTCAAGAGTTAAGAAAAATATTTCTAGAAGCAGGAGCATTAGATTATGGTATAAATATTTATCGTCAGCAAAAGAAAGGACAGGTCAGTAAATTACTCGTTAATTTAACCTCAAATCAAAAGGAAAAGTTAAATGAGTTTTCTGATAAGGTGTTTCAGGCTCAAAACATGGCTGAACTTGAAGAGATTGTAAACGATGCTATAAAGTCTGGTGTACGATTAAACTATTCTCTTTCACAAGATTTCTTTTCAGGTAATGAGTACACTTTTACCGATTATGTGATGAAAAAAATCAGTGAGTTGGAAAAAAATCCTAAAGTTGCTAGTAATATAATATGTCAATTAGTATCAAAAGGGGCAGTGTTTGGTAATACAGTTGATGCTAACACACTGACATCAGAATTTAAAGAGCATAAAACTAACCTAAAAAAAGCTTATAGAGATTATATTAGCAATTCTCATAAGTTTATTGAAATCGCAAAAAGTGCAACCAATAGCGAGCTAAAAGATGCAAGAGTAGACAACTCCGTTTTTTACTTAGAATATTCTAAAGATAGTAAAATAGACATTATAAAGATAACAGATGGGGCAAGGGATTTAGGTCTAACAGATGGAGATGTAAAGTGTGGAAGAAATATAGTAAAGATCGGTAATAGTGAAGTAGAAATTAAAATTGAAGATGGCATAAGGAATTACACAGATCTTACAGAAGGCAGCGATGTAGTATTAACTTTCTATACTAGTTTGGGAGAATTAGAAGTTAGGTTATATCCTGATGAGAAAAATAAAAATTGGATAAAAGTAGAGGTGAGTGAAGAAGGCCTACTTCTACTTGATAAAATAGAAAGTTATAATGAAGCAATAGAAGATTGTAATGAGGGAATAGAAAATTATGAAGAAATAGGACAAAATTGCTTACTGGGAGGTTTATCAGTCATTGAAGCCATAGACCGAGGTGTTTTTGCTAGATCTGGTGGGTTAATGCGTCCTGAATTAATAAGCGAATCCAATAAGCAGAAGGGTTCATGGGTAAAACGTGAAGAATTAAGAAGAGTTTCTGATTCTAGGGAAAAAATTGCTAATTTACCATAA
- a CDS encoding phage portal protein: MLLKSFKQLFSKPKIKSLAWDAAGSGRRVMYWQGEAGSINNLLSQSLEHLRSRSRDMVRKNPYAANIIDTIVSNSIGTGIKPQSKARDGEFRKKVQELWLKWTDEADSNGVSDFYGLQALVCRSMIEGGECFVRLRTRKLEDRFSVQLQLQVLESEHLDNKTNQTLANGNVIRNGIEFNKLGQREAYYLFREHPGEGSFGESVRVPANDVLHIYRPLRPGQIRGEPWLSSILLKLYELDQYDDAELVRKKTAAMFAGFITRLDPEANIMGEGEASEQGVALSGLEPGTMQLLDPGEDIKFSEPSDVGGSYEAFIRQQLRAIAIGTGITYEQLTGDLTGVNYSSIRAGLIEFRRRCAMLQHNIMVFQFCRPVWNRWLELAVLCGELSIDEKVVKAAKEEVKWIPQGFDWVDPLKDQQAQQMAVRNGFKSRSEVVSEMGYDVEEIDQEIAEDQKRANSFGLCFDSDVNHQREGR, from the coding sequence ATGCTGTTAAAATCGTTCAAGCAATTATTTAGCAAACCAAAGATAAAAAGTTTAGCATGGGATGCAGCGGGCTCAGGAAGAAGGGTAATGTATTGGCAAGGAGAAGCGGGAAGCATAAATAATTTGCTTTCTCAAAGCCTTGAGCACCTGCGTAGTAGATCACGTGATATGGTGAGAAAAAATCCATATGCAGCAAATATAATTGATACGATAGTAAGTAACTCTATTGGAACAGGAATAAAACCACAATCAAAAGCAAGAGATGGAGAATTTCGCAAAAAAGTACAAGAATTATGGCTAAAATGGACAGATGAAGCAGACAGTAATGGAGTAAGTGATTTTTATGGATTACAAGCTCTAGTATGTAGAAGTATGATAGAGGGAGGAGAATGTTTTGTACGTTTAAGAACGAGAAAGCTGGAAGATAGATTTTCTGTGCAATTACAACTGCAAGTACTTGAGTCTGAACATTTAGACAATAAAACAAATCAAACTTTAGCAAATGGTAATGTAATAAGAAACGGGATTGAGTTTAACAAGCTTGGGCAAAGAGAAGCATATTACTTATTTAGAGAACATCCAGGCGAAGGCTCATTTGGAGAATCAGTAAGAGTACCAGCAAATGATGTTTTACATATTTATAGACCACTAAGACCTGGGCAAATCAGAGGTGAGCCTTGGCTTTCGAGTATACTGCTAAAGCTTTATGAGCTTGATCAATATGATGATGCAGAGCTGGTGAGAAAGAAAACTGCAGCAATGTTTGCAGGGTTTATTACAAGGCTCGATCCTGAAGCAAATATCATGGGAGAAGGTGAAGCAAGTGAGCAAGGAGTAGCACTATCTGGCCTAGAACCTGGAACAATGCAGCTTTTAGACCCAGGAGAAGACATCAAATTTTCGGAACCATCTGATGTTGGAGGAAGTTATGAAGCGTTTATAAGACAGCAACTGAGGGCAATAGCAATAGGTACAGGAATAACATATGAGCAGCTAACAGGAGATTTAACAGGTGTTAATTATTCATCAATCAGAGCTGGATTAATAGAGTTTCGTCGTAGATGCGCTATGCTGCAACACAACATTATGGTATTCCAGTTTTGCAGACCAGTATGGAATAGATGGCTAGAGTTAGCAGTGCTTTGTGGAGAACTGAGTATAGATGAAAAAGTAGTAAAAGCAGCGAAAGAAGAAGTAAAATGGATACCACAGGGATTTGATTGGGTGGATCCACTGAAAGACCAGCAAGCACAGCAAATGGCAGTAAGGAATGGATTTAAGAGTCGATCGGAAGTAGTATCAGAAATGGGTTATGATGTAGAAGAAATTGATCAAGAAATAGCAGAAGATCAAAAGCGAGCTAATTCTTTTGGACTTTGTTTCGATTCTGACGTTAATCATCAAAGGGAAGGAAGGTGA
- a CDS encoding major capsid protein — MQNPFTNTAFSMTALTNAMNILPINYGRVENLNLFPSRSVRFRHITIEEHNGVLSLLPTQVPGAPATVGKRGKRKVRTFTIPHIPHDDVVLPEEVQGIRAFGSESELKALADVITDHLQLMRNKHAITLEHLRMGALKGIILDADGSELLNLYNEFKITPKVVNFALGTATTDVKRKCLEVLRHIEDNLSGEYMTGIHALVSPEFFDALTSHTKVKEAYERWQEGAALRNDMRSGFTFCGITFEEYRGQATDPEGTVRRFIERDTGHCFPVGTASTFTTYFAPADFNETVNTLGQPLYAKQEPRRFDRGTDLHTQSNPLPVCHRPGTLVKVVAA, encoded by the coding sequence ATGCAAAATCCATTTACAAATACAGCATTTAGCATGACGGCACTAACAAATGCGATGAATATATTGCCGATAAATTATGGACGAGTTGAAAATCTAAATTTGTTTCCAAGTAGGTCAGTAAGATTTAGACATATTACAATAGAAGAACATAATGGAGTTTTAAGTCTACTACCAACGCAAGTACCAGGGGCACCAGCAACAGTAGGAAAACGTGGTAAAAGAAAGGTAAGGACATTTACCATTCCTCATATTCCTCATGATGATGTGGTGTTACCAGAAGAAGTACAAGGAATAAGGGCATTTGGATCAGAGAGTGAACTGAAAGCGCTGGCAGATGTAATAACTGACCATTTGCAGCTAATGAGAAATAAACATGCAATAACGTTGGAGCATTTGCGTATGGGAGCGCTGAAAGGAATAATTTTAGATGCTGATGGGTCAGAATTATTAAATCTGTACAACGAATTTAAAATAACACCAAAAGTAGTAAATTTTGCCCTTGGAACAGCAACAACAGATGTAAAACGTAAGTGTCTGGAAGTATTGCGGCATATTGAAGACAACTTAAGTGGTGAATATATGACCGGGATTCATGCTTTAGTAAGCCCTGAGTTTTTTGATGCACTTACTTCTCATACTAAAGTAAAAGAAGCATATGAAAGATGGCAAGAAGGAGCAGCGCTTCGGAATGATATGAGGTCAGGGTTTACGTTCTGTGGAATCACATTTGAGGAATATAGAGGGCAAGCAACTGATCCTGAAGGAACCGTGAGAAGATTTATAGAAAGAGATACAGGGCACTGTTTTCCAGTAGGAACAGCAAGTACATTTACAACATATTTTGCACCAGCAGACTTTAATGAGACAGTAAATACCCTTGGACAGCCACTATATGCAAAACAAGAGCCAAGGAGGTTTGATAGAGGAACTGATTTACATACACAGTCAAATCCTCTGCCAGTGTGCCACAGACCAGGAACATTAGTAAAAGTCGTTGCAGCATAA
- a CDS encoding YhcG family protein, whose amino-acid sequence MTKIIAKEYTEFLEQLKEQIATSRYKAALAVNSKLIVLYHYIGTEILRRQKEHGWGAKIIDQLSKDLRSAFPEMKGFSARNLTYMRQFAAEYQDTEFTQQVAAQLPWFHIVVILDKVKDPKERLFYFQKAIEHGWSRSIMVMQIERELHKRQGKAVTNFKDKLPSPQSDLAHYTLKDPYIFDFLSIGDDAHEREVEKGLVGHVEKFLLELGEGFAFVGRQFHLDVGNKDFYIDLLFYHLKLRCFVVIELKDKDFKPEYAGKMNFYLSAVDDLLKHETDQPSIGLILCKSKDNVLAKYTLKDINKPIGLAEYKITENLPENVKTALPTIEELEAELSKVSDKEK is encoded by the coding sequence ATGACAAAAATTATAGCAAAAGAATATACAGAATTTTTAGAGCAGCTCAAAGAACAGATTGCTACTAGTCGTTATAAAGCAGCACTAGCAGTAAATAGCAAACTCATTGTGCTTTATCACTATATTGGTACAGAGATCTTAAGGCGCCAAAAAGAACATGGTTGGGGTGCTAAAATCATAGATCAGCTAAGTAAGGATTTGAGAAGCGCATTTCCAGAAATGAAGGGATTTAGTGCTAGGAATCTTACTTATATGCGTCAATTTGCTGCAGAATATCAAGATACTGAATTTACGCAGCAGGTTGCTGCACAATTGCCTTGGTTTCATATTGTAGTTATTTTAGATAAAGTAAAAGATCCAAAAGAAAGACTATTTTATTTTCAAAAAGCTATAGAGCACGGTTGGTCACGTAGTATAATGGTGATGCAAATCGAACGTGAATTGCACAAACGTCAAGGAAAAGCTGTTACTAACTTCAAAGATAAGTTACCTTCTCCCCAGTCAGATTTAGCACATTATACATTAAAAGATCCATATATTTTTGATTTTTTGAGTATAGGAGATGACGCTCATGAAAGAGAAGTGGAAAAAGGTCTTGTAGGCCATGTAGAGAAGTTTTTGCTTGAGCTAGGGGAAGGATTTGCATTTGTAGGTAGGCAATTTCACTTAGATGTTGGAAATAAAGACTTCTATATTGATTTATTGTTTTACCATTTAAAGTTACGTTGCTTTGTAGTAATTGAGCTAAAAGACAAAGATTTCAAGCCAGAATATGCAGGTAAAATGAATTTTTATCTTTCAGCCGTTGATGATTTACTAAAGCACGAGACAGATCAACCATCTATAGGATTAATTTTATGCAAGTCAAAGGATAACGTGCTAGCTAAGTATACACTGAAAGACATAAATAAACCGATAGGGTTGGCAGAATATAAAATTACTGAAAATCTACCAGAGAATGTAAAGACAGCCTTGCCAACAATAGAAGAGCTAGAGGCTGAGTTATCCAAAGTTTCAGATAAGGAAAAGTAA
- a CDS encoding phage tail protein — translation MSVHIEVEVIENVNAKRRKVELATVKALNKTALWLKAQAAKEISEEKQIKLSLIRKRLRIFKAKTSRLDVLIRANLYDIRASTIGKIQKTRRGSKVGKHEFIGGFAAVMPKGNSGMFKREGRAALPIKEVKLPLEPEASRIIGNLVNYEVEKVFTKFFGNVQKSVSSRIFSSTQFSIYLERKYQVET, via the coding sequence ATGTCTGTTCATATAGAAGTTGAGGTAATAGAAAATGTAAATGCTAAAAGAAGAAAAGTAGAATTAGCAACGGTAAAGGCATTAAACAAAACGGCACTATGGTTAAAAGCGCAAGCAGCTAAGGAAATCAGTGAAGAAAAGCAGATAAAATTAAGTTTGATAAGAAAGAGATTAAGAATTTTTAAGGCGAAAACTAGCAGATTAGACGTGTTGATTAGAGCAAATCTCTATGACATTAGAGCATCGACAATTGGCAAGATACAAAAAACAAGAAGAGGATCGAAAGTAGGAAAGCATGAGTTTATAGGAGGATTTGCAGCAGTTATGCCAAAAGGAAATAGCGGTATGTTTAAACGTGAAGGAAGAGCAGCATTGCCAATAAAGGAAGTTAAATTGCCACTCGAACCTGAGGCTTCAAGGATAATAGGAAATCTTGTTAATTATGAGGTTGAGAAAGTGTTTACAAAATTTTTTGGGAACGTTCAAAAAAGTGTGTCAAGCCGCATTTTTAGTTCAACTCAATTTTCAATCTATCTGGAAAGAAAATATCAAGTTGAGACATAG
- a CDS encoding IS481 family transposase: protein MSTIQTKILKPKLGLLELAKQLGNVSQACKVMGYSRDTFYRFKELYESGGEGALHEISKKKPLLANRVSEDIERAIIGIATEFPAYGQQRAANELRKRGVIISEGGVRSVWLRNDIETFKKRLKALEAKVAQDGIILTEEQLAALEKVKEQREAHGEIETEHSGYLGSQDTYYVGNIKGVGRIYQQTFIDTYSRVAFAKLYTDKTAITAADLLNDRVIPFFDVQNVPLLRILTDRGTEYCGKPENHAYQLYLGIENIDHSRTKANSPQTNGICERFHKTMQDECYNIIFRKKIYSSLEDLQIDVDHWLRSYNETRPHSGKYCYGKTPMQTFLDSKHIAFQKNISNVKQETDISFNYLNSSVS, encoded by the coding sequence ATGAGTACGATACAAACAAAAATACTAAAACCAAAGTTAGGGTTATTAGAACTAGCAAAGCAATTAGGTAACGTATCACAAGCGTGTAAGGTGATGGGTTATTCGCGTGATACATTTTATCGATTTAAGGAGTTATATGAAAGTGGGGGAGAAGGAGCATTACATGAAATAAGTAAGAAAAAACCCCTATTAGCAAACAGAGTTTCCGAAGATATAGAAAGGGCAATAATTGGCATAGCTACAGAATTTCCAGCATATGGACAACAAAGAGCTGCAAATGAGCTGAGAAAAAGGGGTGTAATAATTTCCGAAGGTGGCGTAAGATCTGTATGGCTAAGAAATGACATTGAAACGTTCAAAAAAAGACTTAAAGCCCTTGAAGCAAAGGTTGCACAAGACGGCATAATTTTAACTGAAGAGCAACTTGCAGCATTGGAAAAAGTTAAAGAGCAAAGAGAAGCTCACGGTGAAATTGAAACAGAACACTCAGGTTATTTAGGGTCTCAAGATACTTATTACGTAGGCAATATCAAGGGCGTTGGGCGCATTTACCAGCAGACTTTTATTGATACATATTCGAGAGTGGCTTTTGCTAAGCTTTATACAGATAAAACTGCTATTACCGCTGCCGACTTGCTGAATGATAGAGTAATACCATTTTTCGATGTACAAAACGTGCCATTATTGCGCATTTTGACTGATAGAGGTACAGAATATTGTGGTAAACCAGAAAATCACGCTTATCAGCTTTATTTGGGAATTGAAAATATTGATCATTCAAGAACTAAAGCCAATTCACCACAAACTAATGGCATATGCGAAAGGTTTCATAAAACTATGCAAGATGAGTGTTACAATATTATCTTTAGAAAGAAAATCTACAGTTCTTTAGAAGATTTGCAGATAGATGTTGATCATTGGTTACGCTCTTACAATGAGACCAGGCCTCACTCAGGTAAATATTGCTATGGTAAAACGCCTATGCAGACTTTTCTTGATAGCAAACACATTGCTTTTCAGAAAAATATTAGTAACGTTAAACAAGAGACTGATATTAGTTTTAACTACCTCAATTCTTCTGTCAGTTAA
- a CDS encoding head decoration protein, translated as MISITEGNNLGDLLKYEVSNLYSRDQITVAKGQNLKLGAVVAKKTEDGFIRVLNPAGTDGTQTAIGAIVSDVNATENAKAVIITRGAILADHAVVWPANITEEQKAEAIKQLEGRGIIVRKGV; from the coding sequence ATGATAAGTATAACTGAAGGAAATAATTTAGGCGATCTTCTGAAATATGAAGTGTCCAACCTATATTCAAGAGACCAAATAACAGTAGCTAAAGGTCAAAATCTTAAGCTTGGTGCAGTAGTTGCCAAAAAGACGGAAGATGGTTTTATTAGAGTACTTAATCCTGCTGGAACAGATGGCACACAAACAGCAATAGGTGCAATAGTAAGTGATGTAAATGCGACAGAAAATGCCAAAGCAGTAATTATTACTCGTGGTGCAATACTAGCAGATCATGCAGTTGTGTGGCCAGCAAATATCACTGAAGAACAGAAAGCTGAAGCAATAAAGCAACTTGAAGGACGAGGGATCATTGTCCGCAAGGGAGTGTAA
- a CDS encoding S49 family peptidase yields the protein MWINKPVMVERRSFELLSLYNSKQPIFKNLKHFHINPKGIAIIRIYGVLTKKTEAFDHILDMTSYENIHEEIESALEDKSIETILLDIDSPGGEVNGVFDLADFIYESRAKKRIIAIANDDAYSAAYAIASSAEKVFVCRTSGFGSIGVIASHIDQSGFDEKQGIKYTTIFAGKRKNDLNPHEPMTSESLESLQKEVDRLYEMFVQLIARNRGLSIEKIRSTEAGLYFGEKAVEIGLADGVTTFFEFINKGENTMNKQTTTDLETDNLTKYRTEVVELIRLCNLSRMPEKIGEFIEQGVSVEQAREVLMELLAERTKKTEILSAIPQNSQEDLMTQVAKSRCI from the coding sequence ATGTGGATAAATAAACCAGTAATGGTAGAGAGAAGAAGCTTTGAACTATTATCATTATATAATAGCAAACAACCTATCTTTAAGAACTTAAAGCATTTTCATATAAACCCAAAAGGAATAGCAATAATACGTATTTATGGAGTGTTGACAAAAAAAACAGAAGCTTTTGATCATATTTTAGATATGACTTCGTATGAAAATATTCATGAAGAGATAGAGAGCGCTTTAGAAGATAAAAGCATAGAAACGATTCTACTTGACATAGACAGTCCAGGAGGAGAAGTAAACGGTGTCTTTGACCTAGCTGATTTTATTTATGAATCAAGAGCAAAAAAGAGGATAATAGCGATAGCAAATGATGATGCGTACTCTGCTGCATATGCTATAGCTTCAAGCGCTGAAAAGGTTTTTGTGTGTAGAACCTCTGGTTTTGGAAGTATAGGTGTTATTGCAAGTCACATTGACCAAAGCGGTTTTGATGAAAAGCAAGGAATAAAATACACAACTATTTTTGCAGGCAAGAGAAAGAATGATTTAAATCCACATGAGCCAATGACGTCTGAAAGTCTGGAAAGCTTACAAAAAGAAGTAGACCGACTATATGAAATGTTTGTGCAGCTAATAGCAAGAAACAGAGGTCTTTCAATTGAAAAGATTCGATCAACAGAAGCAGGTCTATATTTTGGCGAGAAAGCAGTAGAAATAGGTCTTGCAGATGGAGTTACAACATTTTTTGAATTTATTAACAAAGGAGAAAATACTATGAATAAACAAACTACAACTGACCTAGAAACTGATAATTTAACTAAGTATCGTACTGAAGTTGTTGAATTAATACGTTTATGTAACTTATCACGAATGCCAGAGAAAATAGGAGAATTTATTGAGCAGGGCGTAAGTGTTGAGCAAGCAAGGGAGGTTTTAATGGAATTACTTGCAGAGAGAACGAAGAAGACAGAGATACTGAGTGCAATACCACAGAATTCGCAGGAAGATTTGATGACACAGGTAGCGAAAAGTCGGTGCATTTAA